A DNA window from Daucus carota subsp. sativus chromosome 3, DH1 v3.0, whole genome shotgun sequence contains the following coding sequences:
- the LOC108213101 gene encoding leucine-rich repeat extensin-like protein 2 — MLSCLYRQTLQKERQGVCGQLCSNTNTHSSLIQKPTLYSPTHIIIISALLLCTLLYSKKLSLNYLKSSFLECCDLVFEALEMHSPPWLRSLVFGLIVFCLVSQIWSVEAQESGDEGDESDVDLVNKLQFENPRIRQAYIALQAWKASIFSDPFNFTANWNGPNVCSYSGVFCTASLSDPSIRVVAGIDLNHADIAGYLPSELGLLTELAVFHINSNRFCGIVPKSFKKLKLLFELDISNNRFVGGFPKVVLSLPSLKFLDLRFNEFEGSVPSKLFDKPLDAIFLNDNRFQFGIPENLGNSPVSVLVFANNNLGGCIPGSIGKMGKTLNEIILLNDNLTGCLPNEIGQLKKLTVFDVSFNHLQGSLPSTIGNMKSVEQLDVAHNSFTGVIPAAICQLPSLQNFTYAYNYFTGEAPVCAAAGANEVVDGSQNCIPGKTNQRSSKECSSDAARPFDCSKSSCSSRGSGGGGGGGGGGSSPGSGGSPPATSPSSPPSGGTSPGSKPPQHKPGKKSPPSPKTSIPPHHKPGKSPPSPTTSTPPPPSSKSSGSSRSHPPPPSSHISPVSPPTSPSPSGKPHYAPPPPEVTTPNPPSPVHHTPSSPPSHHYTPPPPSHKVSPGSSYAPPPPQTPTYHYNSPPPPPQTPTYHYNSPPPPPPQTPTYHYNSPPPPPPPTPTYYYQSPPPPPPSPTPTYYYQSPPPPPPSPHTYQYHSPPPPSHNVSPGTKYAPPPPPTHHHQSSPPPPPPPHHQSPPPPVEFTPPPYHYSSPPPPPPHKHSSPPPQHTPHHSPPPPPSAVCNESPPPPPPPSPPPCEQSPPPTHQHPKSSPPPPPPATHHHSPPSPSPPHSSPSHHSHSPPPPAFENTPLPPITGVSYASPPPPVIPYY; from the coding sequence GACAAACATTGCAGAAAGAGAGACAAGGTGTGTGTGGCCAGTTGTGTAGTAATACTAATACCCATTCTTCATTGATTCAAAAGCCAACACTCTACTCACCCACCCACATTATTATTATCAGTGCTCTGCTGCTCTGTACTCTTCTTTACTCAAAAAAACTCAGTCTCAATTATTTGAAAAGTTCATTTCTTGAATGCTGTGATCTGGTTTTTGAGGCCTTAGAAATGCATTCACCCCCTTGGCTCAGATCTTTGGTTTTTGGGCTTATTGTGTTTTGTTTAGTGTCTCAGATCTGGTCTGTTGAGGCTCAGGAGAGTGGGGATGAGGGTGATGAGAGTGATGTAGATCTGGTGAATAAGCTGCAGTTTGAAAATCCAAGAATCAGGCAAGCCTACATTGCTCTACAAGCGTGGAAAGCTTCGATTTTTTCTGACCCTTTTAACTTCACAGCCAACTGGAATGGTCCGAATGTGTGTTCGTATAGCGGTGTGTTCTGCACCGCTTCTTTGTCAGATCCTTCGATTAGAGTGGTAGCCGGCATTGATCTGAATCATGCAGACATTGCCGGCTACCTGCCTAGCGAGCTCGGTCTTCTGACCGAGCTCGCGGTTTTCCACATTAACTCTAACCGGTTTTGTGGAATTGTGCCTAAGTCTTTCAAGAAGCTGAAGCTTCTGTTTGAGCTTGATATCAGTAACAATCGGTTTGTTGGGGGGTTTCCGAAGGTCGTGTTGTCGTTGCCTTCGCTCAAGTTTCTGGACCTTCGGTTCAATGAGTTCGAGGGGTCAGTCCCCTCGAAGCTCTTTGATAAGCCGCTGGACGCCATTTTCTTGAATGACAACAGGTTCCAGTTTGGGATACCGGAGAATCTTGGGAATTCTCCGGTATCAGTGTTGGTTTTCGCGAACAATAACTTGGGAGGGTGTATTCCGGGGAGCATTGGCAAGATGGGGAAGACTCTGAATGAAATTATTTTGTTGAATGACAATCTTACTGGTTGTTTGCCTAATGAGATTGGACAGTTGAAGAAGCTTACAGTGTTTGATGTGAGCTTCAACCATCTTCAAGGCTCACTGCCATCGACAATCGGAAACATGAAGAGCGTAGAGCAGTTAGATGTGGCACACAATAGCTTCACTGGAGTGATTCCGGCAGCTATATGTCAACTGCCGAGTCTTCAAAATTTCACTTATGCTTACAATTATTTCACTGGAGAAGCACCAGTCTGTGCTGCAGCAGGAGCAAATGAGGTGGTTGATGGAAGCCAGAATTGTATTCCAGGGAAGACGAATCAGCGGTCCTCCAAGGAATGCTCTTCGGATGCTGCAAGGCCGTTTGATTGTAGCAAATCAAGTTGCAGCAGCAGAGGCAGTGGcggtggtggaggaggaggaggaggcggATCTAGTCCAGGAAGCGGTGGATCACCTCCTGCTACTTCTCCGTCTTCACCTCCAAGTGGCGGAACTAGTCCTGGAAGCAAACCTCCACAACATAAGCCTGGAAAGAAGTCTCCACCTTCACCGAAGACAAGCATACCTCCTCACCATAAGCCCGGAAAGTCTCCACCTTCACCTACTACAAGTACTCCACCGCCTCCTTCATCAAAGTCCTCGGGTTCTAGTCGATCACATCCACCACCACCATCATCACATATTTCTCCGGTTTCTCCTCCAACATCCCCCTCTCCTTCAGGGAAGCCTCATTACGCGCCACCACCTCCAGAAGTAACCACTCCTAATCCTCCATCACCAGTTCACCATACACCTTCATCCCCGCCAAGCCATCACTAcacaccaccaccaccatctcACAAAGTGTCACCTGGATCAAGCTACGCACCCCCACCACCACAAACACCGACTTATCACTACAATTCACCACCGCCTCCACCACAAACACCCACTTATCACTACAATTCACCACCGCCTCCACCACCACAAACACCCACTTATCACTATAATTCACCACCgcctccaccaccaccaacaCCTACTTATTACTACCAATCACCgcctccaccaccaccatcaCCAACGCCTACTTATTACTACCAATCACCgcctccaccaccaccatcaCCACATACTTATCAGTACCactcaccaccaccaccttctcATAATGTCTCACCAGGAACCAAATACGCACCACCTCCACCACCTACTCACCACCACCAATCATCgcccccaccaccaccaccccctCATCATCAATCACCCCCACCACCAGTCGAATTCACACCGCCTCCATACCACTACTCATCACCCCCACCCCCACCACCTCACAAGCACTCATCCCCTCCCCCACAACACACCCCTCACCACTCTCCCCCTCCCCCACCATCAGCCGTCTGTAATGAATCcccacctccaccaccacctccatcccCACCACCATGCGAGCAATCACCACCACCCACCCACCAACACCCAAAATCctccccaccaccaccacctccagcCACTCACCATCACTCCCCACCATCACCATCACCCCCACATTCCTCACCCTCTCACCACTCCCACTCACCGCCACCACCAGCATTCGAAAACACACCACTCCCACCAATAACCGGAGTCTCCTACGCATCCCCACCCCCTCCTGTAATCCCCTACTACTGA